In Leifsonia sp. ZF2019, a genomic segment contains:
- a CDS encoding TetR/AcrR family transcriptional regulator: MLRADAQDNRDRALEAARGLFAEHGIDVPMREIARVAEIGPATLYRRFPTKRDLIEAAFAQELGECRAIVVDGCADPDPWRGLRSVIERITLLNGRNHGFVEAFLSSSTEAAELHRHRAELLRLVAGLARRAQAAGGLRSDFAVDDLLFVLLAGRVLSSAPLEKRPAAARRFAALAIDALRASDAHESLPA; this comes from the coding sequence ATGCTCCGCGCCGACGCGCAGGACAACAGAGACCGGGCACTGGAGGCGGCCCGCGGACTCTTCGCCGAGCATGGCATCGACGTGCCGATGCGGGAGATCGCCCGCGTCGCCGAGATCGGGCCCGCCACCCTGTACCGCCGGTTCCCGACCAAGCGCGACCTGATCGAGGCGGCGTTCGCGCAGGAGCTGGGGGAGTGCCGTGCGATCGTCGTCGACGGCTGCGCCGACCCGGACCCGTGGCGCGGGCTCCGGTCGGTGATCGAACGGATCACCCTCCTGAACGGGCGCAACCACGGCTTCGTCGAGGCGTTCCTGTCCTCGTCGACGGAGGCGGCGGAGCTCCATCGCCACCGCGCAGAGCTGCTGCGGCTCGTCGCGGGGCTGGCGCGCCGCGCCCAGGCGGCCGGAGGGTTGCGGTCCGATTTCGCTGTCGACGACCTGCTCTTCGTCCTCCTCGCCGGCCGGGTGCTCTCCTCCGCGCCGCTGGAGAAGCGGCCGGCCGCCGCACGGAGGTTCGCGGCGCTGGCCATCGACGCCCTCCGCGCCTCCGACGCGCACGAATCCCTGCCCGCCTGA